From the genome of Cololabis saira isolate AMF1-May2022 chromosome 1, fColSai1.1, whole genome shotgun sequence:
taatgaatccagaatgtatgactttttttttaaattgcattacagaaaataaagaactttatcacaatattcaaattttctgagacagaccTGTAATCGTAAATCAGTTTGTGGGGTCAGTCCAGCAAAGAGCAAAGGCAttggaaatgtttatttttctgttttattcgtAATTAAAATAGCTTGACTAGAGAAATGCATAATATGTCATAATCAATGGAGCAATAAGGACATATGGATAGAAAACCAACATATGGCTGAACATATgtctttaatttaatatttgatttattctaaaatgaataataatacagAACAGTATTGTGACTGGGGTCATCTGGATGAACACAGGATTTGTGTCTGTGAATGGACACTACGGCCAATTAAGAAACTGCATACTACTAGTGCATTACTAGTACATACAGTATTTCGTCTTGATGTAGCAGTATGCGTGACCAGATACTTTGCTGCTTCTTGGAAATTTTACATTGTGCAGATAACCAGTCTACCTCACAtactaaaatgttgttttttttttttttgactgaatACAGACAAAATCTTTTCtattatttcttcttctttgcacCAACGTTTAGTACAGTTTCAGAATGGAGAAATGTGATCATCAATTCATAATTGAATAGTATTTATCCTACAATTAATAgtaatttctcttttttaccATGTTTTAtgctcctgttatttttattattatttatattggcgcaaacataattttttgtgCAGCTCTGTCAAATTGCACACCATGTAGATTGGCTCTAAAATGATAAATCCATTGTCATAGTGTCAGATAGATACTCTGTGTATATTATATTGAGTTAATTGTTGTGGTTTCAAATAACATTCCTATATCAGCCATATTAGTTATTTTGTCAAAAACTATAAATAGTTCCTCATATCATCAgaataattaattatttttttgacGTGAAGTTCCAGATTGCCCATTTACAGTGACATAATGTAACTGATGTGGCAGGCAGTGAACTGTGTTCAGACAAATATACCTTTAACTGGTAGAATAAGCACACAGGTAATTATGTAGGGAAATGCCTAATTTTCTCCTGTCATTGCAGCCACAAGTTAAAGATGGGTGTGAAACTAAAAGCAGACTACAGTCCAGTTATGCACATGCCAGTCCTGAAGGAGGGGAAGGACAGAGTGTCACATCCTCTCGGCAGCTTGCAAGGCCATCAAAGCTACTTACAGCCAGGTGAATAGAAAACTGATGTTGTGTGTCTCTGTACAGGTTGACTGTTAACATTTGATAAAATGGAAGAGAAGGTGATAGTTTATATGATCATAAAAGCACAGCAATGCTCAgaactaaatgtttttgtttctttctaaacattacattttagatgatgACCCAGAATACCTGATTACTGGGACACATGCTTATCCCTCTGGACCTGGTAAACACTCTTACTTTAGCCAGGTTTATGCATTTGAGCTTCTTTGTTGAActgcttttacatttttacaatgtATTCATATCAACAACTCTCACCCATCAGGCGTGGCACTGACAGCTGACACAAAGATGCACAGGAATCCCAGTGAGGCAGGCATACACTCCATGGCATTGGCTTTACCGCCCTCACAAGCCAGGTAAACCTTTCAAACATGGTGTCAACCAAGGAGTCGGTTCATGGTAATAATTTGGCCTAAAAGCCTGGTCTTAAAAGAATTACATAACAATATTTTCTCTGTTGGGCATTCTCAGGCAGGACGCCAGCCGCACCGCAGCCAGTGCTGCCGATATCCGTCGCCATGCAGGAGCAGAGAGATCTCAGTCAACTACAGTGGTGGGTCACAATCTGTCCTCACAGTCATGCTGCATGAAACCAAAGTTGGTTCTGTAACATCTCCTGAGGAAGTGTAACGCTATTATACTTGTGTGTTTATTTTAGTCTCTCATGGAAGGAGGTGGCACCAGAAATTCTACGCTCATGAGGAGAGCACCAACAATGCCGAAGCCCCAGTGGCATCCACCATGGAAACTGTTTAGAGTAACTATGAATTATGTTCTAATGTATCTCATTTGTGACCAACATAAagattgtttgtctgttttttaaCTGAATTGTGTGTGTATCTGCTTACAGGTCATCAGCGGTCACCTTGGCTGGGTGAGATCCATCGCGGTGGAGCCTGGGAATCAATGGTTTGTGACAGGATCTGCTGATAGGACTATAAAAGTGAGTCTTGCCTGTTTTTGGAGGTGCAGCAATCCCACACTGGCTGCATTAATACACTGcagttgtttgttgttgtttttttatgtttactttttttctcttttacctATCGTGTTATATAAAAGGCCCAATTTCCAGTTACTTTGAGTGGGAGCCTTGAATATGTACTGCTGGAAACTGAAATGAAAGCGGTTTGTCTCAACAGATCTGGGACCTTGCCAGTGGAAAACTAAAACTGTCATTAACTGGGCACATCAGTACCGTGCGTGGTGTGGCAGTGAGCAATCGCAGTCCTTACCTTTTCTCCTGTGGAGAAGATAAGCAAGTCAAATGTTGGGATCTGGAGTATAACAAGGTAGACCATTTAAATGAGTGTAGGCTGCAGGGAATTATTAATATAGTCATTTTAAGAACAGATTTCAAATATTATCAATTCAGTCATTGTTGTTTGATTCTATTCCTAGTTGTGACATTTTGGCAGTCTCGTGACAGTCTTACTTTGTGTCTTAGGTAATCAGACACTATCACGGACATCTCAGCGCTGTGTATGATTTGGACCTACATCCAACTATCGATGTGCTTGTAACATGCAGCAGAGATGCCACAGCAAGGGTAAGTCCAGATTCTTCAAGTCTCAGGCAtttcatattgttttttttttatgtcgtGGAAGTATGCTTTCTGTGCATCAAGAACTTCTGGGCATCATCCAGAAACCAACTGGTAGAAAATTCAAACTTGGTCTACTGTTTTAAATGGAAAGTAAAGATATAAGCCAGGGAGCGATTTGATATGATTGAATATCTGCTGAATTaatagtttgttttgtttttttctgaatggATTTCTTTCCTTGCCTTGAAGGTGTGGGACATCAGGACAAAAGCAAATGTGCACACATTAACTGGTCACACAAACACAGTTGCCACGGTGCGATGTCAGGCAGCAGAACCACAAGTCATTACCGGTAAATATATTTTGAAGAttaaaaacaaatccaaaaTCGTGTTTACCCTGTTAAGAGTGCAACCCAAAGAGATTTTAAATTCATGCTCGATATATGATTGATTTTTGCAGGCAGCCATGATTCCACTATCAGGCTGTGGGATTTGATTGCTGGAAAAACCAGAGCAACTCTGACAAACCACAAGAAGTCTGTCCGAACTCTGGTGCAGCACCCAAGACAGTGAGTGAACACAGAAAGCGTTGGTTAATGTCAGTGTAGAGTGGAGCATACAAATCCCCCATAATCCCCCTTAATTACTGTCTAACAATTCAAAAGAATCCCTTATTTTAGAGTTCATACATTGTTATCAAGAGTAACTGAGCTTGAATCTTCAAGAAAACTATGTATTTGcatgtttttgcttttctgCGATTTATTAGGGAAATCATCTGGTATTTATTTGATAATAATGGAGCCTGAGTCATTAAGTGCATCCTAGTGTGAATTGCAGATTTTAGAAACAGGGTGACATCTGAGTGTATGGATTGTAATGGTGCTCTAACTGCTATTAGAGACACTAATCTGAAGTTTTCTGAAGGAATTGCACTTGTTTTACAGATACACATTTGCCTCTGGATCAGCTGACAACATAAAGCAGTGGATGTTCCCAGACGGCAGCTTCATCCAGAATCTTTCAGGCCACAACGCTATTATCAACACTTTGGCCGTTAACTCTGATGGCGTGCTGGTGTCTGGAGGTAATAACGTGGAGCTTTTTTGTCTAATACTTAAGTCCTGAGGTTTTAATTGTTTACCCTATAATGCAGCGCAACAGACAAATGAATCACTGGATCAGAATTCAtcatacagtttttttttttttttttttttttttttttttaataccccTCTCCTCACTCTGAAGCCGATAATGGAACCATCCACATGTGGGATTGGAGGACGGGATACAATTTCCAGCGGATTCACGCGGCTGTACAGCCTGGATCTCTGGACAGCGAGTCGGGAATCTTTGCCTGTGTGTTCGACCACTCTGAGAGCAGACTGATCACTGCAGAGGCCGACAAGACCATCAAAGTTTACAGAGAGGACGACATGGCGGTAAGTTACACTGCTGCATTAGCAAGGTTTCTGAGCCAGATCCTAAGCAGATCAAATATTATTGTGTTCTTTCTTGCAGACTGAGGAAAGCCACCCTGTCAACTGGAAACCAGAAATCCTCAAGAGAAAACGATTCTGAAGTTTTCTTCATTTTTGTCACAGTAATggcaagttttatttttaccAACTTCTGCTGTCAATACACCcagcatttttttattattattatttactagTGCTTTTTCATCAAGCAAACTTCCTCTCAGCTAATGTGATCTTGACTAAAGCAGTTGCACCATCATTtcttgcttcaatcaaaaaaccATTTGCAGTCTCCGTTGTATAAGGGCAGTCCAGTAAAGCTGCCATTGTGGACGGCCAGAAACTGGTCCATCAGCAGAAGACACTTCAGATTCTGAAGGGTAGGCTTCAGCGTGGACCTGATGGCTTTCTGGGTCAGAGCCTGCAGCagattgggggaaaaaaacaactttttttttgtttgtttgtctttctctccattgattCAACAGAATTCCCAGTTGTACAGacttgaaaataataaaacattgttcttCTGGTTTGAGATGGGAAGTTTAAGGAGCttcatttttaataaatgacacatttttcCACACACGTTGTTGGGTGTTTAATGTATTCAGTCTGAATTTACCAAAGTGTCTCTTGGTGACAGTTCCTGTAGTTTTCCCAGTTTCTACGCTTCATCTCCTCCCAGCAATCATGATCTCCTGGTGCCTCATGGAGCTCCACAGTGTTTGGGAAACGGGATTAACTGCTCATTTGTGAGGTCAACATGAGagaatgttgaggaaaaataacatttttagatAATTAAGCAATTTTATAGTGCAGTTTACTCATCAATTCCACATTTAAACCTAGGTTATAACTTATTTGAAAGCGTGAAAATGTTTCATGATCAAATcaaaaaacatggaaaaacaaaaaaaacacttcttgTGTATCGTCCATTTGACTGTCTAAGTCTGTTCAATTTCTCAACAGTCTTCATCTTGCAGTACAAAATCACAATATTGGGTGATATACCAGTACAAGGCTATACATCATTACTCATCTAAAAGGTTAACAGATGAAGTCGACCCCTTCACTCAGCTCAGAGGTGTGTAGTTTAAACCAGACCTTGAGAAAGTTGGGACGGAAGTAGTGTTCCTCTTGTGCTGAAGAATCTCATTAAATTTGAAAACATAACATTCCTATATATGTTTGCACAGCTGCTTATTGTTCATTATTTAACAAGGAGAACAAGAACAGCTCCAGGTTTCTTCTGCACACTCTGGGCATGCTAAATAAGGCCACGGTGCTGTTGTGCTACGCTTTTGTCTGCTCTCAGTATTGATGACTTCACCAGCTTCTTCACAGGgaaaatagtttttatttaagtgATAATTCATGACATCCACACCACTCCTGTCAATGAGGTGTCATTAAGTGGTGCAGCTTTGGAAATTAGTGTAAAACGTGATTTGTCTCTGGACTGTTTGTCAGATCGATCGCTGAGCTATCAAAAATAGATACCGGTAAATAAAACTTGACTAAGCTGTCAACGTAACATTAAGAATCCATCCCAAGCAGTGTCCATGGAGGCTGCTGTAGTGatagttttccttatttattAGTATGTTTTGTTTGTCGCAGATGTACATCCAGTCCccactacacacacaaacatatatgtatatatatacagtgggagaacttgcacaattggtggctgactaaatacttttttgccccactgtatatatatatacatatatatatatataagtatatatatatatatatatatacatatatatatatataattattttttgCTCATTATTTAATGGTTTTCTTGTTAATTTGATTACTTAAATAGTTTTAATAGACTAGATGTTATCACTTTGGATTGAAAGAAAAACGTTTTTAATGTTTGTGACAGCTTTTCTCATTATTGTCAGATATACAATGATATAAAAACAGGTCTTTTGGTTTTTCCCTTCACCACCCGCCTCATTTATCCAGACTTAGGACTGGCAACTTTGAGCGTGGGCCCAAAAATGGTTGTGTTATCTGGATCCCACATGGACTAACTATATAAGTGAACCCAATGGGGCCACCAAGGATATTTAGTTGGTTAAAAATATTCTAAAAGATACGAGTGGGTGGTAGTTGGTCATTAAGATAGGTGGTGTTTGTTATCGTTTTGGATGCTCTTCTACCTCAGTCAAGAATGTAGATCTTTGAGACAGCATGACAGAAGCTCCAGCCAGGTCTCCTCTTCAGGCTGAATTTTGTCTGTTGTGGAGGATCGACCTCCTCACTTTCTGGTTTTTCAGACGTTAGGAGTTGACCAGCATTAAACATGCATTAAACCCCTGCATTGTTAATGTTCCCTGTCACTGCTCCTTCAATGTCCATCCACATTGGTAGTTCATCTCTAGATTCGAATGCTGCCACTGATAGGACAGCATTATATGAGcatcattttatgttttattttctgaaaaGAAAATGGCCAATACTTTTTAAGTTACTGAACAATCCAACTTAGACAAAGGGAGACTCTGGCTATACTATGCTGTGCCTTTTATCAGTCACAGCGCTCAACCTAGATCTGTTGCCTAGCTACAGTGCGTGTTTCCATTAAAGAGGAACCTTGATGACCATTATGTCCTGTATGACTGTAtggtccacaaaaaaaaaacacacattttgctCAATTTGTCCTTTTAAAATTAGcaagaaatattttcttttgtgttgaGGAAAGCATCGCTCCACCAGAATCAAGGACGTTCACGAGTAATGTGAATAAtttcagaataatagtgaatAATTTCACTTTGACAATCCTTTTACAGGGAAACATACAGAAATTAACTTTTATTCGTAGTGatgtcaaactttaaaccaGTACTGCATGTGAAAttagaaacaaaaaacacaatttgaACATGAAACAGTTTTGTCTCTTTCGACATTGCAAAATAAATAGCAAAACAAGCAATGTTGTATTGTTATGTTTTGAGTTTATAGTCTAAACCGTTGAAGTCTACGATCAGCTTAATGTTTGTAAATACTTTATGAATTTAATAGTTTTTGTTACAATTGAAGAACTGAATGACTGTTTTTGATGTCCCGGTTTATTCAAAATTGGgattaatatattaataatgAATTGCATTAAATAAGCTATGATGCTTGATACACAGATGAAAAGGTTCATATGAATAAAAATTGAAAATGTTGTGTAAAATTTCAATATAAACAGAAAAGGATGATTAGCAAATCCTTTAAACTCTGTATGTAATAAGTAGAAAGGCACTATATCAATGactagtttttattttacagtaAATGCTGAAGACTTGTCTCAACAAAGCTCAGCATTTTCATGACAAGAAGAAAGTGTCATGTGCTGTCTTCCAGGTTATCGTTCCTCAACTGAGCTGCATTTTTcaagtctttgcatgtgtgatGGACCGCTGACGTGTCTGGGATATACCGACCCCAAAGAGAGTTGGAATAGGCTCCAGCcaacccctgtgaccctgaatcaGTATCAGTGGGTATagataatagatggatggaggcTATGCACATCACAGCTAGATCCAGGTTTACGGTTTCACACTGCCCCATACTGTCCAAAACGGAGCTGCACCACTGTGAAAAAAGcggctttgttttattttggtagTCAATTCAGACACCCAGATATATTCTCTCAAGCAAGGAAAAATTCATTTTTGATATAGACTGTGTCCCATTTAACTGAAACTCTTTTGACAAATAAAGATAAACATTGTGCAGCTAAATTATACCAACTTTTCATAAAAGTCGGGGGTGGGGGTTCTACTAAAGCCTTTATTTATATGTATGTGAACATTTTAGGTTTACaatagagatttaaaaaaataaaaataaaaacttataTCAGGTAGTATGAAAAGTGACTGTTGTGCTCCCACCGGCACTGATTTTGACATTTCTAAACTTCACACACATCTAAGAACAGAAACTATCTATTTCCCTCTTTCAGAAATTTCTACAACGTCGAAGATTCACTTGATGAGTACATCCTGCCTAAAGTTTCCGTTTCACAAACAACcgcattggctccctgaattTGATCCTTTAATAAAGTCGATGGGTTGGAGCGCTGCAGTTCCCACTTGTACCACTGGAGGGAGCTCCTGCAACTCTTTAGTTGCGTTTGGTTCAACAAACTTCACACGTCTggcccatggatgtattataataACTGGCCTTATAAAACACAGTACTTACCACTTATAAGGTCTGGCCTTATAAAACACCGCTTATGTCATCTGAACTCACAGTAGTGGACAGTTGtctctagggttgccacctttcagaaatagaaataagggacgccccgatttcaacAGCACAGGGCGCCAAAAAAGGGACAttcccaaaacttctaaactgcatagaaatgtatttattttatatgaaacaaaatgctttgatttaaagtttaaagtgctttaatagcattgaacttgcatgactttacagacagccaaccatactagcaactgaaatagcctatgctcCTATGGTAAATATAGGCctaaatatagcctacaggtgaaggtcggaaaattagaatatggtgtttaagttaattttttttcaataattcaacttaaaagatgaaactaatatattacatagtttCACAGTcgtacatgcaaagcaagatatgttcaacttttatttgttacaattttgatgattgaattgtttattgatttcaataaaatattacattttttgagattatttatttggggttttcataaactgtgagccataatcaccaacattataacaaataaaggcttgaaatatctcactttgaatttagtgggaaataatatatttgtttcacctttagttgaatttactacgaattaagttttgcaatattcaaattttccgaccttcacctgtatattatgacatcaagaTTCTATGCAAAATAAGGCACATTCTGAACAACAAATCACTGCAAACACAGTACTGTACTCTGTTTTTACCATATATGACTTATTGTGTTGAATTATGGGGCAACACCTACAGAAGCAGCCTACAGACAATAAACAACATGCAAAAGAGAGCAATAAGGATAGTAAATAATGTAGGATATCATGAACACACAAATGCTCTGTTTTTAAAATCACAGGCAATGAAATTCTGGGATTTGGTTGAGTACAAAACCACTCAAATTTTGTATAAAgcacaaaataatttacttcCTGGTAATATACAAAAAATGTTTAGTAATAGAGAAGGAGGATATGAGCTAAGAGGGAGATGGAATTTCAAACAACCGATTGTACATACTACTCTGAAAAGCATGTGTGTATCTGTCCATGGGGTGAAGCTGTGGAATAAGTTACCTGACAACAtcaaagaaagtaaaaatattgcgaaattcaaaaaataatttaaaaacaatactctGGATATTTATAGACATGGTGGTATATAATCACGATTTTGGGGGAAATTGAACTGAATCTCTGGTATTATGTTTGGTATTGgttgtgtatttatatgtatagtTGGTAGGTGTGTACGTGTGAAAATCTATGTGTATAATATGAGTATGTGCACTGTATATGGGTGTAGCAAGCATGAATGCAtcaatgtgtatgtgtgcgtattGTATATACGCATGCTATATATGATTTGATGGTATAAAGGTTAGGGCATCTATAAGCTTGTTAGCTTCCTAACCCTTTCGGTCAGGCCTATGtacccttttttgttttgttggaaggactttttttatttttttgctgatCGAAATaaacaaactcaaactcaaacccaaactcaaataaataagagcataatatatgtccttaTTGGTTCAATACAGAACGCAACTCAGGCCcgggtctacgagggtgcaaaagcatgcattgcaccctcagtttatgtgtttgcatgctcagttgaaaagacgaaaagaaaactgacaaatgcgcgcgcgtcagcctgatttatggttccgcgttaaatcgacggcgtagcctacggcgtagggaacactcaccgcgtatcctacgccataagctctgcgttggtgcaacgcgaaaccataaaccagccagtgtccgtcactcatctgcttccagcagttacctgcaccagcaagactttctgctgctccgttaacaaaaagtaacgatggatattcggaagtggttcaagcacaacgacgcaagcaagtttacaggactgtctcagaaaattagaatattgtgataaagtcctttatttttctgtaatgcaattttaaaaaaaaaatgtcatacattctggattcattacaaatcaactgaaatattgcaagccttttattattttaatattgctgattatggcttacagtttaagattaagattcccaaaattttccaatttttttgagataggatatttgagttttcttaatctgttagccatgatcagcaatattaaaataataaaaggcttgcaatatttcagttgatttgaatccagaatgtatgacatttttgcattacagaaaataaaggactttatcacaatattcaaattttctgagacagtcttgtatatttatggttaaatttatttttgttgctatgttttattttctgttgctagattgtctgatgggtgaggtactgtagtccagactaaatgtagcattttctttgttctgcagcgatattgctgcaaaaatgcacttgaaatacacttcaaatattcttgttttgctattattattccgcttgaaattatgggaaaatgcataatttagtgttgaataacgtgccaggcatgtgcaccccctctgatcggAAAAGCACCCCtatcatcattttctagaaccggccctgacgCAACTTAAactttaattcccaattacgtaacaattccgtatatcaagggacgggtggcaacacTAGAACTTGTCTTGCAGGGCTAATTTTGATCTTCAACAAGTCAGACGTAATGCGGCTCTGAAGGTGTAATCCACTGCCCTAATTAAACCTTAAGCAACCGGGGCCACAGATGGAGCAGATCAGGGAGAGGCGCTGCAGACGAGGAGGAGCGTCCAGCGCAGCACAAGCCGGGTCCTATCTGCCACTTGGAGCCGTCATGTTGTGTGAGCAACTGCAGGGGATTTAGCACCGAGGGCTGTTTTGATTCCTAATCTGAGTGGTTGCAGTGTGCTTTCCTGCGCGCAAAAATGCCCATCATGTTGACCTGGTTTTCTTTCAAAAACGGCTCCAAAACGTGATTGAAGCTGTAGACTGTGAAGCAGGAAGATGTAGTCTTCCTCCAGCCAGCAGACAggagcagtggcgtcaattcagtggaagctaaggtatggcaaggttacgagtcacagaatttaactagagtatcaatcaagacgtccagcaaatactcatcacagaagtctgctatgtagtttatctgtgtggtcaagaaaattggaactttttcaaatgcagtctcgctcactgcaaaaactcaaaatcttaccaggaatatttgtcttatttctatttaaaatgtctcatttttagtattttttagtctcattacacttaaaacaagagtcatc
Proteins encoded in this window:
- the plrg1 gene encoding pleiotropic regulator 1; the protein is MTEDVQKHSVHTLVFRSLKRTHDMFVSDHAKGVSLDDESHKLKMGVKLKADYSPVMHMPVLKEGKDRVSHPLGSLQGHQSYLQPDDDPEYLITGTHAYPSGPGVALTADTKMHRNPSEAGIHSMALALPPSQARQDASRTAASAADIRRHAGAERSQSTTVSLMEGGGTRNSTLMRRAPTMPKPQWHPPWKLFRVISGHLGWVRSIAVEPGNQWFVTGSADRTIKIWDLASGKLKLSLTGHISTVRGVAVSNRSPYLFSCGEDKQVKCWDLEYNKVIRHYHGHLSAVYDLDLHPTIDVLVTCSRDATARVWDIRTKANVHTLTGHTNTVATVRCQAAEPQVITGSHDSTIRLWDLIAGKTRATLTNHKKSVRTLVQHPRQYTFASGSADNIKQWMFPDGSFIQNLSGHNAIINTLAVNSDGVLVSGADNGTIHMWDWRTGYNFQRIHAAVQPGSLDSESGIFACVFDHSESRLITAEADKTIKVYREDDMATEESHPVNWKPEILKRKRF